The genome window CCTGACTCCCGTAAACAACCCATGCCTTAGCGAGTTACTATATGCATAATAAAATCAATTGCGTTATGGAAGATCAATCGAAAGAAGACCAAATCAGAGCAAAACAAGCTATATCACCAGCTGGACTGGCCGATCAGTCTGGCGATGCAAAGGGTGGAGTTGGTAGTGAGCTGCCGGATGAAGAAATTCCGGAAGTGCCAATTACCGAGATCGAGGAGAACTACCTGGACGAAAATGATAACCTGGATGGGGTACGTCAGACGCACCCAAACCGCAATACGGACAAGCCGGACTTAGACAAGCCGGCTTACGGAGGCGGTCACTAAAAAAGAATCATCGGATGGGTCATAACCCATCCGATGTTTATGAGTCCATGCGTACAATCTGGGGCTGGAACGTTCCGAGAACATCCACCAGATTTTGCTGAAAACTCATGACCTGGTTAATGTCTTTATAAGCCATCGGAGCTTCGTCGAGACCGCCACCGATCAAAGTGATTCCCTGTTCTTTGAGGGCAGCGTTCATCTGCGAATGCGTAATGCTGTTTTTGGCCGCTGTTCGCGACATGCGCCGTCCTGCTCCGTGCGAGGCTGAATCGAGTGCAGTTGCTTCGCCCTTTCCCTGAACGATAAACCCCGGCTGCGTCATCGACCCCGGAATAACCCCCAAGACGCCTTTCCCAGCGGGTGTAGCACCTTTGCGATGCACAATCAATTCCCGGCCTTCGTGCATTTCCTTCCAGGCGAAATTATGGTGATTTTCAACCATTTTAAGCGGGTTTTCACCCAGCGCGCGCGCTACTTTGCGGTGAATCTGGTGGTGACAGGCCGACGCGTAATCTCCGGCCAGATTCATGCTAAGCCAGTATTGTTGCCCTTCTTCTGAATCCAGCGACAGCCAGGCCAGGTGTTTTGCCTCGCGGGGCAGAGGCGTTTTGTGCATGGCCAATTTCGTGAAATGATCCGCGATGGACGCACCTAATCCGCGCGAACCCGAATGCGACAAGAGCGCCAGATAGGTGCCCGGTGGAACCTTAAAGTCATCGTCATCCTGATTCGATGCCGTAATTTCGACAATACCGAATTCGGCGAAGTGATTGCCGGAGCCCGAGGTGCCAATCTGCCGAACGGCCTTATGATGCAGGCTACGCAGAAGCGGAATTTCCTGAAACGCTTTTCGGGCCAGGACCTCGTCATCCATTGGTTTGGAAAATTCCTGCCCTGCCCCAAACAGGGTCTCGCGTTGCAGAATATTTTTCAGACGGCTTACATCGCTGTGCACGAGCTGGGCGGGTAAATCATAAATACTCAGGCACATCCGGCAGCCAATATCGACGCCAACCCCAAAGGGAATCACCGCGTTTTCGGCGGCTAGCACGCCTCCAATGGGCAACCCGTACCCTTGATGCGCATCCGGCATCAAGGCTCCCGCCGCCGTAATGGGCAACCGCATGGCAACTTCCATTTGATTGATGGCCCCCGCTTCGATGTGATCAGCCCCAAAAACCGTATATTCTTTTCGCTCTTCATTCAGAGGGATTTCCACATAAGGTTTGCCGGCATTAGCTGGCTTCTCGACCAGTTCGGCAGCGATTTTACTCAGGGTTGCATTGTGAATATAATCTTCTGGATTTTCCAGCACTTTTTGAAGCAGGTCTATGGCTTCTTGCTGCTTTGTATGCTTGAAGTTTTGCTGCATAACGGCAAGCGCAATGCTGATTACTTTGCCTTCTGGATAGCCAATTCGACGAAGGTCTTTTCCGGTTAAATGAAGCTTTGTTGCCATTTTATTAGGAATTGAACACAACAACTAAACGGTTTTAATCCGTAAGCGGCCCAAAAAGTTAGGCAAATATTCGCTTATCAATGCGTATTTTTCCGGTCTAAAAAAGCGCTGTTTAAACCTTGTTGCTTTCAAAATGACA of Tellurirhabdus bombi contains these proteins:
- a CDS encoding RtcB family protein is translated as MATKLHLTGKDLRRIGYPEGKVISIALAVMQQNFKHTKQQEAIDLLQKVLENPEDYIHNATLSKIAAELVEKPANAGKPYVEIPLNEERKEYTVFGADHIEAGAINQMEVAMRLPITAAGALMPDAHQGYGLPIGGVLAAENAVIPFGVGVDIGCRMCLSIYDLPAQLVHSDVSRLKNILQRETLFGAGQEFSKPMDDEVLARKAFQEIPLLRSLHHKAVRQIGTSGSGNHFAEFGIVEITASNQDDDDFKVPPGTYLALLSHSGSRGLGASIADHFTKLAMHKTPLPREAKHLAWLSLDSEEGQQYWLSMNLAGDYASACHHQIHRKVARALGENPLKMVENHHNFAWKEMHEGRELIVHRKGATPAGKGVLGVIPGSMTQPGFIVQGKGEATALDSASHGAGRRMSRTAAKNSITHSQMNAALKEQGITLIGGGLDEAPMAYKDINQVMSFQQNLVDVLGTFQPQIVRMDS